In Mustela nigripes isolate SB6536 chromosome 12, MUSNIG.SB6536, whole genome shotgun sequence, one DNA window encodes the following:
- the NR2F1 gene encoding COUP transcription factor 1 has translation MAMVVSSWRDPQDDVAGGNPGGPNPAAQAARGGGGGGGEQQQQAGSGAPHTPQTPGQPGAPATPGTAGDKGQGPPGSGQSQQHIECVVCGDKSSGKHYGQFTCEGCKSFFKRSVRRNLTYTCRANRNCPIDQHHRNQCQYCRLKKCLKVGMRREAVQRGRMPPTQPNPGQYALTNGDPLNGHCYLSGYISLLLRAEPYPTSRYGSQCMQPNNIMGIENICELAARLLFSAVEWARNIPFFPDLQITDQVSLLRLTWSELFVLNAAQCSMPLHVAPLLAAAGLHASPMSADRVVAFMDHIRIFQEQVEKLKALHVDSAEYSCLKAIVLFTSDACGLSDAAHIESLQEKSQCALEEYVRSQYPNQPSRFGKLLLRLPSLRTVSSSVIEQLFFVRLVGKTPIETLIRDMLLSGSSFNWPYMSIQCS, from the exons ATGGCAATGGTAGTTAGCAGCTGGCGAGATCCGCAGGACGACGTGGCCGGGGGCAACCCCGGCGGCCCCAACCCCGCAGCGCAAGCggcccgcggcggcggcggcggcggcggcgagcagcagcagcaggcggGCTCGGGTGCGCCGCACACGCCGCAGACCCCGGGCCAGCCCGGAGCGCCCGCCACCCCCGGCACGGCAGGGGACAAGGGCCAGGGCCCGCCCGGCTCGGGCCAGAGCCAGCAGCACATCGAGTGCGTGGTGTGCGGGGACAAGTCGAGCGGCAAGCACTACGGCCAATTCACCTGCGAGGGCTGCAAAAGTTTCTTCAAGAGGAGCGTCCGCAGGAACTTAACTTACACATGCCGTGCCAACAGGAACTGTCCCATCGACCAGCACCACCGCAACCAGTGCCAATACTGCCGCCTCAAGAAGTGCCTCAAAGTGGGCATGAGGCGGGAAG CGGTTCAGCGAGGAAGAATGCCTCCAACCCAACCCAATCCAGGCCAGTACGCACTCACCAACGGGGACCCCCTCAACGGCCACTGCTACCTGTCCGGCTACATCTCGCTGCTGCTGCGCGCGGAACCCTACCCCACGTCGCGCTACGGCAGCCAATGCATGCAGCCCAACAACATCATGGGCATCGAGAACATCTGCGAGCTGGCCGCGCGCCTGCTCTTCAGCGCCGTCGAGTGGGCCCGAAACATCCCCTTCTTCCCGGATCTGCAGATCACCGACCAAGTGTCCCTGCTGCGCCTCACCTGGAGCGAGCTGTTCGTGCTCAACGcggcccagtgctccatgccgcTGCACGTGGCGCCGCTGCTGGCCGCCGCCGGCCTGCACGCCTCGCCCATGTCCGCCGACCGCGTCGTGGCCTTCATGGACCACATCCGCATCTTccaggagcaggtggagaagctCAAGGCGCTGCACGTCGACTCGGCCGAATACAGCTGCCTCAAAGCCATCGTGCTGTTCACGTCAG ATGCCTGTGGCCTGTCCGACGCCGCCCACATTGAGAGCCTGCAGGAGAAGTCTCAGTGCGCACTGGAGGAGTACGTGCGGAGCCAGTACCCTAACCAGCCCAGCCGCTTCGGCAAACTCCTACTGCGACTGCCCTCCCTGCGCACCGTGTCCTCCTCGGTCATCGAGCAGCTCTTCTTCGTTCGTTTGGTAGGTAAAACCCCCATCGAAACTCTCATCCGGGATATGTTACTGTCTGGGAGCAGCTTCAACTGGCCTTACATGTCCATCCAGTGCTCCTAG